In Mycoplasma sp. OR1901, the following are encoded in one genomic region:
- a CDS encoding RNA-binding protein: MENKCPQIKIGKVQKVFNDYVIIQTKEMEKFVIFKNEITDFNRNINSILRQNDLINFVVLSFNKEKNEGKGSFKRNHTNELNNRVIYKLKETPSGFKNLLSYTLANISNNTNNIDKKHKNGIEDVKN; the protein is encoded by the coding sequence ATGGAAAATAAGTGCCCACAAATTAAAATTGGAAAAGTTCAAAAAGTATTCAATGATTATGTAATTATTCAAACTAAAGAAATGGAAAAATTTGTAATTTTCAAAAACGAAATTACTGATTTTAATAGAAATATCAATAGTATTTTAAGACAAAATGATTTAATTAATTTTGTCGTTTTGTCCTTTAATAAAGAGAAAAATGAGGGAAAAGGTAGTTTCAAAAGAAATCATACAAATGAATTAAATAATCGTGTTATATACAAACTAAAAGAGACACCAAGTGGTTTTAAAAACTTATTATCTTACACTTTAGCAAATATTTCAAACAACACAAATAATATAGATAAAAAACACAAAAACGGTATTGAAGATGTCAAAAATTAA
- a CDS encoding helix-turn-helix transcriptional regulator, which yields MKTKTETNDLSLLLGLFSKDIKRKIILHLYSCHENECDVLTLANKFDSKQANISKHLMNLRNMDIVYAKKEGHNLYYQLVPHFKDKYSEFLQMMYKMDDSQDLECECIYDGHQEANEILKHN from the coding sequence ATGAAAACGAAAACAGAAACTAATGATTTATCACTACTTCTTGGATTATTTTCTAAAGATATCAAAAGAAAAATAATTTTACACTTATATTCATGTCATGAAAATGAATGTGATGTTCTAACACTTGCAAATAAATTTGATTCAAAACAAGCTAATATTTCTAAGCACTTAATGAATTTAAGAAATATGGACATAGTGTATGCTAAAAAAGAAGGTCATAATTTATACTACCAATTAGTACCTCATTTTAAAGACAAATATTCTGAATTCTTACAAATGATGTATAAAATGGATGATTCACAAGATCTTGAATGTGAATGTATATATGATGGTCACCAAGAAGCTAATGAAATATTAAAACATAATTAA